Below is a genomic region from Streptomyces sp. NBC_00461.
AGCTGGGCGACCCGGACGTAGAGGCAGTCGACGAGCATCAGGACCGAGTGCCGGCCGCCGATGCTGCCGGTGCGGAAGCTGGTCTCCGAAGTGGCCGAGATCAGCCGGATGTCGGCGGCCCTGGCGAGCGGCGAACGCGGGTCCGTGGTGAGGGCGATCGTCGTGGCGCCCCGCTCCTTGGCCATTTCGAACGGTTCGAGCGTCTCGCGGGTCGCGCCGGAGTGCGAGATGCCGATGACCACGTCCGCAGGGGTGAGCAGGGCCGCGGAGGTGGCCGCGCCGTGCACCTCGGTCCAGCCGCGCACCGAGCAGCCGATGCGGAACAGCCGGGTCTCGGTCTCCTGGGCCACCGCGCCGCTGCCCCCGACGCCGTACACGTCGATGCGCCGCGCTCGGGCAAGGGCCTGGGCCGCGCGCTCGACCGCGTCCAGGTCGATGCGGTCGATGGTCTGCTGGATCGCCCGCAGGTCGGCGACGCCGACGACCTGCACGACCCGCTCCAGGCTGTCGTCGGGCGAGATGTCGGTGTCGATCTCGGTGGAGCCCCACTCGGAGACCTCGCCCCGGCCGCGCTCCTGCGCCAGCTCGATCAGCAGATGCTGGTAGGAGTCGAGCCCGATGGCGCGGCAGAAGCGGGTCACCGTCGCCTGCGAGGTGCCGGTACGGCGGCCGAGCTCGGCGGCCGAGCAGTGGGTGACGGCGGCCGGATCCTCCAGGATCAGCTCGCCGACCTTCCGGAGGGATCCGGCCAGCCGGGGGAGCTCGGTGCGGATCAGTGTGGTGACGTCCGTCGAGGGCATGAAGAGAAGGTATCAGCCACCCTTAGGGGTGCGGATTGAATACCAGGACCATAAAGCGGGTCACGTTCGTGCATTGCTCGCTGCATGAACCATGTGATTTATTGATTCAGCTGTGGAGTCGGATGGGGTGGTTCAATCCACCAGTG
It encodes:
- a CDS encoding MurR/RpiR family transcriptional regulator encodes the protein MPSTDVTTLIRTELPRLAGSLRKVGELILEDPAAVTHCSAAELGRRTGTSQATVTRFCRAIGLDSYQHLLIELAQERGRGEVSEWGSTEIDTDISPDDSLERVVQVVGVADLRAIQQTIDRIDLDAVERAAQALARARRIDVYGVGGSGAVAQETETRLFRIGCSVRGWTEVHGAATSAALLTPADVVIGISHSGATRETLEPFEMAKERGATTIALTTDPRSPLARAADIRLISATSETSFRTGSIGGRHSVLMLVDCLYVRVAQLSYQRASASLALTDHITPQHAVKSRRAR